A single window of Sphaerodactylus townsendi isolate TG3544 linkage group LG03, MPM_Stown_v2.3, whole genome shotgun sequence DNA harbors:
- the SUOX gene encoding sulfite oxidase, mitochondrial — MLLFRTSRSGFCTLQKTYWLRTSPAVCLPWSPYCSQGPRNRAGSTRRRFMVAAGTVLGMGTILAYGDHRQQATEVDAPESTPGPPFPVFTRQEVARHHSEADRVWVTYGSDVFDVTDFLELHPGGKSKILLAAGGALEPFWALYAMHKQEHVLELLQGYKVGELSPEEPPQPTPGDPYAEDPPRHPALKINTLKPFNAEPPSELLTENYLTPSQLFFKRNHLPVPVVDPATYRLHVRDARGRTLSLSLRDLKRNFPKHKVTATVQCAGNRRAEMNAIQNTNRLGWGIGAISTACWGGARLRDVLVHAGYKPSDEGHVSFEGLDKEPNGTVYGASIPFKKAMDPEGDVLLAYEMNGEELPRDHGFPLRVVVPGIVGARNVKWLAQISVGPEESKSHWQQKDYKGFSPAVTWDTVDFSKAPAIQELPVQSAITEPCPNASITPGELTVKGYAWSGGGQSIVRVDVSLDGGKSWHVAKLAGEEQAPGRAWAWKLWQLEAIVPPGTKELNIVCKAVDSNYNQQPDKVGPIWNILGVLNNAWHQVSVSVGED; from the exons GCTGAGAACCTCCCCTGCAGTCTGCCTGCCTTGGTCACCCTACTGCTCCCAAGGCCCACGGAACCGTGCTGGCAGCACTAGGCGCAGGTTTATGGTCGCAGCTGGTACTGTCCTGGGAATGGGCACCATCTTGGCCTATGGAGACCACCGCCAACAG GCCACTGAGGTTGACGCCCCAGAGTCCACGCCTGGCCCACCATTTCCAGTCTTCACCCGGCAGGAAGTGGCTCGCCACCATAGCGAGGCAGACCGAGTGTGGGTGACCTACGGCAGCGACGTGTTCGATGTCACAGATTTCTTAGAGTTGCATCCTGGAGGGAAAAGCAAGATTCTCCTGGCGGCAGGAGGTGCTTTGGAACCGTTTTGGGCCCTCTACGCCATGCATAAACAAGAACATGTTCTGGAGCTTCTTCAGGGTTACAAAGTGGGGGAGCTGAGCCCAGAGGAACCTCCCCAGCCGACTCCAGGAGATCCATACGCTGAGGATCCTCCACGACATCCGGCCCTTAAGATCAACACTTTGAAGCCCTTCAATGCAGAGCCCCCGTCAGAGCTGCTCACTGAGAACTATCTGACTCCCAGCCAGCTCTTCTTCAAACGCAACCACCTTCCTGTTCCAGTTGTGGACCCTGCTACCTACCGGTTGCACGTACGGGATGCCCGTGGCCGGACGCTGTCTCTTTCTCTCCGAGACTTGAAAAGAAATTTCCCCAAGCACAAGGTGACCGCCACGGTGCAGTGTGCTGGCAATCGCCGTGCAGAGATGAACGCTATTCAGAACACCAACCGGCTAGGTTGGGGCATCGGGGCGATTAGCACAGCATGCTGGGGTGGCGCCCGCCTTCGGGATGTCCTGGTGCACGCTGGATATAAGCCGAGTGATGAAGGCCATGTCAGCTTTGAAGGTCTGGACAAAGAACCGAACGGCACCGTTTATGGTGCCTCCATCCCTTTTAAGAAAGCCATGGACCCCGAAGGGGATGTTCTCCTGGCTTATGAGATGAATGGGGAGGAGCTGCCTCGGGACCACGGCTTCCCTCTGCGAGTAGTCGTGCCAGGTATAGTGGGTGCTCGAAATGTCAAGTGGTTGGCCCAAATTTCAGTGGGTCCGGAGGAGAGCAAAAGTCACTGGCAGCAGAAGGATTATAAGGGATTCTCTCCTGCTGTGACATGGGACACGGTGGACTTTTCCAAGGCCCCTGCCATCCAAGAGTTGCCAGTCCAGTCAGCCATCACAGAACCCTGCCCGAATGCCTCCATCACCCCTGGAGAACTCACAGTGAAAGGTTATGCTTGGAGCGGAGGTGGGCAAAGCATCGTCCGTGTGGATGTGTCGCTGGACGGAGGAAAGAGCTGGCATGTGGCAAAGCTCGCTGGAGAGGAGCAGGCGCCTGGCCGAGCCTGGGCGTGGAAGCTGTGGCAGCTGGAGGCAATTGTGCCCCCCGGTACCAAGGAGCTAAATATTGTCTGCAAGGCTGTCGACAGCAACTACAACCAGCAGCCAGACAAAGTGGGACCCATCTGGAACATTTTGGGAGTGCTAAACAATGCATGGCATCAGGTGTCTGTCTCTGTTGGGGAGGACTAA